Proteins encoded by one window of Culicoides brevitarsis isolate CSIRO-B50_1 chromosome 2, AGI_CSIRO_Cbre_v1, whole genome shotgun sequence:
- the LOC134831121 gene encoding luciferin sulfotransferase-like, with amino-acid sequence MSIKAVPITDSRSQYEIDRNFTKFYLNYVPKTPLGPDFKPNYCVLPAKYAEVHEKVKNFKVRGDDVFLCGNSKSGTTWAQEMVWLINNDLDYEKAKSKNLLYERFRLLEGDALKANEATILGVTESDIDALNQSPSPRHIKCHLPVAFLPENIWEVNPKIIYVVRNPKDAAISYFHHLKNVRGFKGTLEDFLGLYLSGQILMGPYFDHLMGFWKLRELKNILIITYEDMKRDLREVIHKVAVFLDKKLNEKDVDRLFDHLQIDSMRKNSSCNFEERMKKSAINKDFNFIRRGVAGAYKDEMPEEWIKKFDEAISAEMGDCPLYR; translated from the exons TCCTATCACAGATTCTCGTAGTCAATACGAAATTGATCgaaatttcactaaattttatttgaattatgtACCAAAAACTCCTTTAGGGCCTGATTTTAAGCCCAATTATTGCGTTTTGCCGGCAAAGTATGCGGAAGTTCATGAAAAAGTTAAGAATTTCAAAGTACGAGGAGATGACGTGTTTTTGTGCGGGAATTCGAAGTCAGGAACAACATGGGCTCAAGAAATGGTTTGGCTAATAAATAATGACTTGGATTACGAGAAAGCCAAGAGCAAGAATTTGCTTTATGAGAGATTTCGATTGTTGGA aggaGACGCTTTAAAAGCAAACGAAGCAACAATCCTCGGAGTAACTGAAAGCGACATCGACGCCTTGAACCAATCCCCCTCCCCTCGTCACATCAAATGTCACTTGCCCGTCGCTTTTCTCCCGGAAAACATTTGGGAAGTCAATCCCAAGATCATTTATGTTGTTCGAAACCCGAAGGATGCTGCGATTTCCTATTTCCatcacttaaaaaatgttcgagGATTCAAAGGAACTTTAGAAGACTTTCTTGGATTGTATCTTTCGGGTCaaa TACTAATGGGTCCATATTTCGATCATTTAATGGGTTTCTGGAAGCTCCGTGAGTTAAAGAACATTCTTATCATCACTTACGAAGACATGAAACGTGACTTGAGAGAAGTAATTCACAAAGTAGCagtatttttagataaaaaattgaacgaaaaagaCGTCGATCGTTTGTTCGATCATTTACAAATTGATTCGATGCGCAAAAATTCGTCTTGTAACTTTGAGGAACGCATGAAAAAATCCGCTATTAACAAggatttcaa ttttattCGTCGAGGCGTTGCTGGAGCGTACAAAGACGAAATGCCTGAAGAGTGGATTAAGAAATTTGACGAAGCGATTAGCGCTGAAATGGGTGACTGTCCTCTGTATCGGTGA
- the LOC134829110 gene encoding uncharacterized protein LOC134829110, translated as MASYTFETIDHPKNKFSFNFPLAKVWMTSPPKTPLGDDWKPNYCVLPEKHLNFIDEIKMFDVRPDDVWIAAFPKCGITIMQELVWLLKHDLDYDTANSVKTKVRCPFFELSSLTRDSLDHKEIKAMIDIVDERASPRIIKTHLPLAFLPEELWTKDPKIIYVIRDPKDVAVSYYHQYKMLHGYEGKLEDFCELFLEGLVAYTPFDSHVNEFYRMQERKNILFLRYEEMQADLRAIIRKTAKFCDKELSMEDIELLFDHLQPEKMRRNSACNQDDLVNRSTPRWSTNLPDYEIIRKAMVGTFREEMPVEYIVKFCQYIQGKFEPEIFKAHLEEDECCIKEKCEGCCSKDGENCCSKDGEGKECCCKCTEKCCKYLCLAMFRFESFGPTPIDCEGCKNYITVEVVRENAENNNNTNGEAAKKPRKMTIIDRYIPMAPRIKAMEVYDDDLWVMSFPKCGTTWTQEMAWLINNNLDYETAGKVDLSHRFPFMELSGVLSNYPPGSEDVVFNLPRPRHIKSHLTVDNLPDKMWTSKAKIIYVIRNPKDALLSFYHHYRNLVGYSGSKEVFFDTVMENKIIYAPFHQHVLDFYALRDNPKILILHFEDMKADLMSNLKKVCRFLEKEYTDEQLAKLAEHLSVENMRKNPTCNNEVHLNDARQYHKATFDTNFQFIRKGKAGAFKEEISEEYIKKIDAWTEENLKGSDFKFKF; from the exons atggcATCTTACACTTTCGAAACAATCGAccatccaaaaaataaattttccttcaacttCCCATTAGCAAAAGTTTGGATGACATCTCCTCCAAAGACACCTTTAGGCGACGATTGGAAGCCAAATTACTGCGTTCTGCCCGAAAAACACTTAAATTTCATCGACGAGATAAAAATGTTCGATGTTCGTCCCGACGACGTTTGGATTGCTGCCTTCCCAAAATGCGGCATCACGATCATGCAAGAACTCGTTTGGCTCCTCAAACACGATTTGGACTACGACACCGCTAATTCTGTCAAAACTAAGGTTCGTTGCCCGTTTTTCGAGCTTTCATCTCTCACTCGGGACTCCCTGGATCACAAAGAAATCAAAGCAATGATCGATATCGTGGATGAACGAGCTTCTCCGAGAATTATCAAGACACATTTGCCTCTCGCGTTCCTCCCGGAAGAGCTTTGGACGAAAGATCCGAAGATAATTTACGTGATTCGAGATCCAAAAGACGTCGCGGTGTCATATTATCATCAATACAAAATGTTGCATGGGTACGAAGGGAAATTGGaggatttttgtgaattatttttggaagGATTGGTTGCTTATACGCCGTTTGATAGTCATGTGAACGAGTTTTATCGCATGCAAGagcggaaaaatattttgtttttgcggTATGAGGAGATGCAAGCGGATTTACGGGCAATTATTCGTAAAACAGCCAAATTTTGCGATAAGGAATTATCTATGGAGGACATTGAACTGCTGTTTGATCATTTGCAACCGGAGAAAATGCGCAGAAATTCGGCGTGTAATCAAGATGATTTGGTCAATAGATCGACGCCACGTTGGTCGACCAATTTGCCGGATTATGA aattattcGAAAAGCGATGGTTGGAACATTCCGCGAAGAAATGCCCGTCGAGTACATCGTCAAATTCTGTCAATATATTCAAGGAAAATTCGAGcctgaaattttcaaagcgCATCTCGAAGAAGACGAATGTTGCATAAAGGAAAAATGCGAAGGTTGCTGCTCCAAAGACGGCGAAAATTGTTGCTCGAAAGACGGCGAAGGCAAAGAATGTTGTTGCAAATGCACCGAAAAATGCTGCAAATA TCTCTGTTTAGCCATGTTCCGATTCGAATCGTTCGGTCCAACTCCCATCGACTGCGAGGGGtgcaaaaattacattacCGTCGAAGTTGTGCGGGAAAATGcggaaaataacaacaacacgaACGGCGAAGCGGCGAAAAAGCCCCGAAAAATGACAATTATCGATCGGTATATCCCGATGGCGCCGCGAATCAAGGCAATGGAAGTTTATGACGACGATTTGTGGGTCATGTCGTTCCCGAAATGCGGCACGACGTGGACCCAAGAGATGGCGTGGCTGATTAACAACAATTTGGATTACGAAACTGCGGGAAAAGTCGATCTTTCGCATAGATTTCCCTTTATGGA gttAAGCGGCGTTTTAAGCAATTATCCGCCGGGATCAGAAGATGTTGTTTTCAATTTACCTCGCCCTCGACACATCAAGAGCCATTTGACGGTCGATAATTTGCCAGATAAAATGTGGACAAGCAAAGCTaag ATAATTTACGTCATTCGCAATCCTAAAGACGCATTGTTatcattttatcatcattatcgcAACCTCGTTGGATACAGCGGCTCAAAAGAGGTATTTTTCGACACCGTGATGGAAAACAAGATAATTTACGCTCCTTTCCATCAACACGTTCTCGACTTTTACGCCCTCCGTGACAACCCGAAAATCCTCATTCTTCACTTCGAAGACATGAAAGCGGATTTAATGTCAAACCTGAAGAAAGTTTGTCGCTTTTTGGAGAAAGAATACACGGACGAGCAACTGGCGAAACTTGCGGAACATTTGTCAGTCGAAAATATGAGAA AAAATCCGACGTGCAACAATGAGGTACATTTGAACGATGCGCGACAATATCACAAAGCAACTTTCGACACGAATTTCCAATTTATTCGAAAAGGCAAGGCGGGAGCGTTCAAAGAGGAAATCAGCGAAgaatacatcaaaaaaatcgatgCTTGGACAGAAGAGAATCTTAAAGGGAGcgattttaagttcaaattttga